A genomic segment from Chitinophaga niabensis encodes:
- a CDS encoding helix-turn-helix domain-containing protein has translation MRKEQLITLEDLDNFKVELLDGVKQLLKECKGQPAKQWIKTSELVKSYKFSPGKLQKMRDQGLLAFTRIGGDIYYDQDDIKAMFEQLKTPALK, from the coding sequence ATGAGAAAGGAGCAGTTGATTACGCTGGAGGATCTGGATAATTTCAAAGTGGAATTGTTAGACGGTGTAAAGCAGTTATTAAAAGAATGCAAAGGTCAGCCTGCAAAGCAATGGATCAAGACCTCTGAGCTGGTAAAGAGCTACAAATTTTCCCCTGGTAAACTTCAAAAAATGAGAGATCAGGGCCTACTGGCATTTACCCGCATCGGAGGTGACATCTATTATGATCAGGATGATATCAAAGCTATGTTTGAGCAGCTTAAAACTCCAGCATTGAAATGA
- a CDS encoding site-specific integrase — MKSKQKLSILLWHRLNRMEDGKAPIYVRITITGLGRAEIDSGKYVAPDHWDQKNKKVFAPAEDWNDINDHLKEMKKELAAFFLVLSRKHPKVTPAMLKQEYEGEPVTVERKSEVPVPVPVVEEHTLLEVADLLIKDFEEEVKAENKSSETLKQWKATRKKIIEFGKFRVSKNGEIKAVDLATEENDEDKYPIKLSSIDNNFGKDIYRYLTVKRLDFLKGTIQKRRISNLQELAAKGQIKKIKQLLYLAENKNWLPENPISRYKSSGGDKEVQPLELFEVFKIYNKKIDIERLDRIRDAFIVQCFTGFAFQDIANLAPENIIRVGLNGERWLIKDRGKTEISEQVPILPVVEDIIKKYQNDPFCIANNRLFPIPSNTKYNSYLKELADICGINRVLKTHLGRHTFADIMLNICNVPLEDVSKMLGHKNIRTTMRYCKVRKIRISGNMKIARKTLFSSAGKLKKVA; from the coding sequence TTGAAAAGCAAACAAAAGTTATCAATTCTGTTATGGCACAGGCTGAACAGAATGGAAGATGGGAAAGCTCCCATCTATGTAAGAATTACTATTACAGGATTGGGCCGCGCTGAAATTGATTCTGGTAAATATGTTGCCCCTGATCATTGGGATCAGAAGAATAAAAAAGTATTTGCGCCTGCGGAAGACTGGAATGATATTAACGATCATTTAAAGGAGATGAAGAAGGAACTTGCTGCCTTTTTTCTTGTGTTAAGTAGAAAACACCCAAAGGTAACGCCTGCCATGTTAAAGCAGGAATATGAGGGTGAGCCAGTAACAGTAGAGCGCAAATCCGAAGTTCCGGTTCCTGTTCCAGTAGTGGAAGAACATACGCTTCTGGAAGTAGCTGATCTATTAATAAAGGACTTTGAAGAAGAAGTAAAAGCTGAGAATAAATCCTCAGAAACATTAAAGCAATGGAAAGCCACCAGGAAAAAAATCATTGAGTTTGGAAAGTTCCGGGTGAGCAAAAATGGAGAAATAAAAGCTGTTGATCTGGCTACTGAAGAGAATGACGAAGACAAATACCCCATTAAGCTTAGTAGCATAGATAACAATTTTGGAAAAGATATTTATAGATACCTTACCGTCAAAAGGCTAGACTTCCTTAAAGGTACGATACAGAAAAGACGGATTTCCAATTTACAGGAACTAGCAGCAAAGGGGCAAATCAAGAAAATAAAGCAATTGCTTTATTTAGCTGAGAATAAAAATTGGCTGCCGGAAAATCCGATTTCCAGATATAAATCCAGTGGTGGGGATAAGGAAGTTCAACCGCTTGAATTGTTTGAAGTTTTCAAAATCTATAATAAGAAAATAGATATTGAAAGGCTGGATAGAATACGAGATGCATTTATTGTGCAGTGCTTCACAGGATTTGCCTTTCAGGATATCGCAAACCTTGCGCCTGAAAATATAATTAGGGTTGGCCTTAATGGAGAAAGATGGCTAATTAAGGATAGAGGGAAAACGGAAATTTCCGAACAGGTGCCTATTCTCCCGGTTGTTGAAGATATCATCAAGAAATATCAAAATGATCCTTTTTGTATTGCCAATAACAGGCTGTTCCCCATTCCGAGCAATACAAAGTACAATAGCTATTTAAAAGAACTCGCTGACATATGCGGAATAAACCGTGTGCTTAAAACGCATTTAGGCCGCCACACCTTCGCAGATATCATGCTCAACATCTGCAATGTGCCTCTTGAAGATGTAAGTAAAATGTTAGGGCATAAAAACATCAGGACAACGATGCGTTATTGTAAAGTGCGTAAGATCCGCATATCAGGTAACATGAAAATAGCCCGGAAAACGCTTTTCAGCAGTGCTGGAAAACTAAAGAAAGTGGCGTAG
- a CDS encoding alpha/beta fold hydrolase — protein MWKTLLLLPVLLQQTAIAQTVQRSDYVVASDPGVRIAIREVATRKRSRKPPILLLHGGGAGGIASFDLPVAGGSFAEDLAKAGLHVFIMDARGWENSTRPDYDTTKRWVIAASSAEVSRDIDAVVDFIREKTGRKKVALFGWATGGSWMGYYSCIYPYKTASLIMLNSLYNVKAPWIFTKLFRNPSDTSQFNYASTQVLRRATAAQLIENWNNYIPVADKSQWYDTAVAKAYARTAVSFNEDSILEVPGGYRAESFYTAQGKGMWHAKDVSVPVLAIRGAYDTWSRPEDLTTLQEKLVNSPRKQFVTLPEGTHMVFLERPEKGRTQLINEIVAFNLKAR, from the coding sequence ATGTGGAAAACCTTGCTCCTCCTTCCGGTATTATTACAACAAACTGCCATAGCCCAAACGGTTCAGCGATCAGATTATGTGGTTGCCAGTGATCCCGGCGTACGCATCGCTATCCGGGAAGTGGCTACACGCAAGCGTAGCCGCAAACCTCCTATCCTCTTATTACATGGTGGCGGAGCCGGTGGTATTGCTTCATTCGATCTGCCGGTGGCCGGAGGTTCCTTTGCGGAAGACCTGGCTAAAGCAGGGCTGCATGTATTTATTATGGATGCACGGGGCTGGGAAAATTCTACCCGTCCTGATTATGATACTACCAAACGCTGGGTGATCGCGGCCTCTTCTGCCGAAGTGTCCAGGGATATTGATGCGGTGGTAGATTTTATCAGGGAAAAAACAGGCAGGAAAAAAGTGGCGCTGTTCGGTTGGGCCACAGGTGGCAGCTGGATGGGATATTATTCCTGCATCTATCCTTATAAGACCGCATCACTCATTATGCTCAACAGCCTGTATAATGTAAAGGCGCCCTGGATCTTCACCAAATTATTCCGTAATCCTTCTGATACCTCCCAGTTTAATTATGCTTCCACACAGGTGCTGCGCAGGGCAACGGCTGCACAACTGATAGAGAACTGGAACAACTATATACCTGTAGCAGATAAATCGCAATGGTATGATACCGCCGTTGCAAAAGCTTATGCAAGAACGGCGGTGAGCTTTAATGAAGATAGTATCCTGGAAGTACCCGGTGGTTACAGGGCAGAGAGCTTTTATACTGCACAGGGAAAAGGCATGTGGCATGCAAAAGATGTTTCTGTGCCTGTGCTGGCCATCAGGGGTGCTTATGATACCTGGAGCAGACCGGAAGACCTTACCACTTTACAGGAGAAACTGGTGAATTCCCCGCGCAAGCAATTTGTGACCTTGCCTGAGGGCACACATATGGTGTTCCTGGAAAGGCCGGAGAAAGGAAGAACACAACTGATCAATGAGATCGTTGCCTTCAATCTGAAAGCGCGCTAA
- a CDS encoding GNAT family N-acetyltransferase yields the protein MNDQHIRPVAETDLQVWMQLERDTFTETFKPVYSTQDLQHFLREKKNDNALKAEWEQKDSFFYILWEGTAAAGFIKLNLHRQPDNGTLLPTPVMELERIYVRSEFQSKKFGKQLIRFAYEQAAKHFVRTLWLGVWEHNLKARKFYEKEGFSAFGEHSFKVGTQVDRDLLLARLL from the coding sequence ATGAACGATCAACATATCAGACCGGTAGCGGAAACGGATCTTCAGGTATGGATGCAGCTGGAACGGGATACATTTACGGAAACCTTTAAGCCTGTTTATTCAACACAAGACCTGCAACACTTTCTCCGGGAAAAAAAGAACGACAACGCTTTAAAGGCAGAATGGGAACAAAAGGATTCCTTTTTCTACATCCTTTGGGAAGGAACTGCAGCCGCAGGATTTATTAAACTGAACCTCCACCGCCAGCCGGATAACGGCACTTTGTTACCCACTCCCGTGATGGAGCTGGAAAGGATCTATGTGCGCAGTGAATTCCAAAGTAAAAAGTTCGGCAAACAGCTGATACGTTTTGCTTATGAACAGGCTGCCAAACATTTCGTGCGTACATTATGGTTAGGCGTATGGGAGCATAATTTAAAAGCCAGGAAATTCTATGAGAAAGAAGGGTTCTCTGCCTTTGGGGAACATTCCTTCAAAGTAGGTACCCAGGTAGACCGGGACCTGCTGCTGGCCAGGCTCCTCTGA
- a CDS encoding alpha-L-fucosidase, whose product MKKMACLLTMLITVQSLMAQNNTTNDARMKWWREARFGMFIHWGVYAVPAGTYKGFPMARGGGEWIMNRSKIPVAEYQAYAKQFNPVKYNAEDWVKMAKDAGMKYIVITAKHHDGFALFNSKASKWDITDATPYGKDLLTPLVAACKKHGIKLGFYYSQAQDWNNPGGSVARKEMREGWPNPDSAKVDAYTKANNGHFDPAQMTQTFDQYIDNVAVPQVKELLTNYGEVAVLWWDTPTNMTDDAATKLQAQLKLQPNIITNDRLKRPNFQGDYKTPEQKIPNLSELDGRDWETCMTMNGTWGYKSYDHNWKSVSTMVRNLVDIASKGGNYLLNVGPTAEGEFPAESIQSLKGIGEWMKVNGEAIYGTKGNPLKPVQWGRITRKQNTLYLAVFEWPANGKLEVPGLKNKVKSISVLGTKNTLKSNTSGDVLTIDLSGKPLNDIATVIKVQVDGNL is encoded by the coding sequence ATGAAAAAGATGGCTTGCCTGCTGACGATGCTCATTACCGTTCAGTCTCTCATGGCACAAAACAACACAACAAATGATGCACGTATGAAATGGTGGAGGGAAGCCCGTTTCGGGATGTTCATCCACTGGGGCGTATATGCTGTTCCTGCCGGTACTTATAAAGGCTTTCCCATGGCAAGGGGTGGGGGAGAATGGATCATGAACCGCAGCAAGATCCCTGTGGCAGAATACCAGGCTTATGCCAAACAATTCAATCCCGTTAAATACAATGCAGAAGACTGGGTGAAGATGGCTAAAGATGCAGGCATGAAGTATATTGTGATCACCGCCAAACACCACGATGGTTTTGCCCTCTTCAACTCCAAAGCCAGCAAATGGGATATTACAGATGCTACGCCTTATGGGAAAGACCTGCTCACACCACTGGTGGCAGCCTGTAAAAAACATGGCATCAAGCTGGGCTTCTATTATTCCCAGGCGCAGGACTGGAATAACCCGGGCGGCTCTGTGGCCCGTAAAGAAATGCGCGAGGGATGGCCTAACCCGGATTCTGCTAAAGTGGATGCTTATACAAAAGCCAACAACGGGCATTTTGATCCTGCCCAGATGACGCAGACCTTTGATCAGTATATTGATAATGTAGCTGTACCGCAAGTGAAAGAATTGCTGACTAATTACGGGGAAGTAGCTGTACTCTGGTGGGATACCCCTACTAATATGACGGACGACGCTGCCACTAAATTACAGGCACAGCTTAAGTTACAACCCAACATCATCACCAACGACCGCCTCAAACGCCCTAATTTCCAGGGAGATTATAAAACACCGGAACAAAAGATCCCCAACCTGAGTGAACTGGACGGGCGTGATTGGGAAACCTGCATGACCATGAACGGCACCTGGGGATACAAAAGTTATGATCATAACTGGAAGAGTGTTTCCACAATGGTACGTAACCTGGTAGACATCGCTTCTAAAGGCGGCAACTATTTACTGAATGTTGGACCCACTGCAGAAGGGGAGTTCCCCGCAGAAAGCATTCAAAGCCTGAAAGGTATCGGCGAATGGATGAAGGTGAACGGCGAAGCTATTTATGGCACAAAAGGCAATCCTTTAAAACCCGTACAATGGGGCCGCATCACCCGGAAGCAAAACACCCTCTACCTCGCTGTATTTGAATGGCCCGCAAATGGAAAACTGGAAGTGCCAGGCCTGAAGAACAAGGTAAAAAGCATTAGTGTACTTGGTACAAAAAACACACTCAAATCCAATACCAGTGGGGATGTTCTTACAATCGACCTCAGCGGTAAACCCCTGAACGACATTGCTACCGTGATCAAAGTACAGGTGGACGGAAATTTGTAG
- a CDS encoding XrtN system VIT domain-containing protein, with translation MQTVKDKLLNYRYISLLALLLLNFIVYVIGNTYSENEDLVMRLFFIHYICAVAAFIARAFTKKEERKGTLTPVLLLFLVSAYSLNRVMNIFHENTAWFSAVLVITGINLLLFHFYENMPKPVRAIMCFVLGVSFVVMIYLACYLVPIYGMAVPAILALGISIHAFIPLFLLIHIWYLFYMHIRYHFKAGRWSVLSGFTFSIIVITVFTMAMASEVKQLNRIYNRTSAEGISALPPWAEAAKKMDGNWIEDRVLKADFIYLLPRWFDWRLFDMPSRNFNDSRLHDPLVVIASGFIPKIIASNEERIKILETLFDARHEAQERLWSGEDLYTDYVNTKVRIWPKLHLAYTEKVITVVNPGRERWRSEKEGIYTFHLPEGAVVTALSLWINGKEEKGILTTKHKADTAYREIVGVEQRDPSVVHWQEGNTVSVRVFPVLSNGSRQFKIGFTAPLKVSEDKLVYENVYFDGPTAKRAAEDRTIEFVTEPVKPDQPLNYEGNYRADWKLTFKNENIQSNTFAFNGKGYTIKPYIPEREPVQTNAIYLDVNQAWSERELHEVLLLIGKTPVYVWAGEKMVPATKELLKDLLKQRFSLFPVYKIKDPASALLITKSTSVSPTLDELEGSRFKTELSAWLSQETLPKIRLLDLGTQLSPYLKSLKEFRVFRYEKGGLLLLKILMDTRTFASDTESDNKVVMDEANIAIEQNADSVTTGDAPDHLMRLFAYNHILQKAGKGLLTGKEGQDSLIPIAQEAYVVSPISSLIVLESQADYDKFKIKDSDNSLKNASMKSNGAVPEPHEWVLIILVLLTFTYVKLRPKWIKVNV, from the coding sequence ATGCAAACTGTAAAAGACAAATTACTGAACTACAGGTACATCAGCCTGCTTGCCCTCTTACTGCTTAATTTTATCGTTTACGTCATCGGGAACACTTATTCGGAGAATGAGGACCTGGTGATGCGGTTGTTTTTTATTCACTACATCTGTGCAGTAGCTGCCTTTATAGCGAGGGCTTTTACGAAGAAGGAGGAGCGTAAAGGTACCCTTACGCCGGTGTTGTTATTATTCCTCGTCAGCGCCTACAGTCTTAACAGGGTAATGAATATTTTCCATGAGAACACAGCCTGGTTCAGTGCCGTATTGGTTATTACCGGTATCAACCTGCTTTTATTCCATTTTTATGAGAATATGCCAAAGCCTGTACGTGCCATTATGTGTTTTGTGCTGGGCGTCAGCTTTGTTGTCATGATCTACCTGGCCTGTTACCTGGTACCTATTTATGGTATGGCCGTTCCTGCTATACTGGCCCTGGGTATTTCCATCCATGCTTTTATTCCTTTATTCCTGCTCATCCATATCTGGTACCTGTTTTACATGCACATCCGGTACCACTTCAAAGCCGGTAGGTGGAGTGTACTTTCCGGGTTTACTTTTTCCATTATTGTGATCACCGTATTCACCATGGCCATGGCCAGCGAAGTGAAACAATTGAACCGCATCTATAACAGGACCAGTGCAGAAGGTATCAGTGCTTTACCACCATGGGCCGAAGCGGCAAAAAAAATGGATGGCAACTGGATTGAAGACCGGGTACTGAAAGCTGATTTCATTTACCTGCTGCCCCGGTGGTTTGATTGGAGGCTCTTTGATATGCCCTCCCGTAATTTCAACGATTCCCGCCTGCACGACCCATTGGTGGTGATCGCATCGGGTTTCATTCCAAAGATCATAGCGTCTAATGAAGAGCGCATTAAGATCCTGGAAACATTGTTTGATGCCCGTCATGAAGCACAGGAGCGGCTTTGGTCCGGAGAAGACCTTTATACGGATTATGTGAACACAAAAGTGCGGATCTGGCCAAAGCTGCACCTTGCCTACACGGAAAAGGTGATCACTGTAGTGAATCCCGGGAGAGAAAGATGGAGAAGTGAAAAAGAAGGTATTTACACTTTCCATTTACCGGAAGGCGCTGTGGTAACCGCTCTTTCCTTATGGATTAACGGGAAAGAAGAAAAAGGCATTCTCACAACAAAACATAAAGCAGATACAGCTTACCGGGAAATAGTGGGAGTGGAGCAAAGAGATCCCTCTGTGGTACACTGGCAGGAAGGGAATACCGTAAGCGTGAGGGTTTTCCCCGTGCTTTCAAATGGTTCCCGCCAGTTTAAGATCGGATTTACGGCACCATTAAAGGTCAGCGAAGATAAGCTGGTATATGAAAATGTTTATTTCGACGGGCCAACCGCTAAGCGCGCTGCAGAAGACCGTACGATAGAATTTGTTACGGAACCGGTAAAACCTGATCAGCCGCTTAACTATGAAGGCAATTACAGGGCTGACTGGAAACTGACGTTTAAGAACGAAAATATCCAATCGAATACTTTTGCTTTTAACGGAAAAGGATATACTATTAAACCTTATATACCGGAGCGCGAGCCCGTACAAACCAATGCCATTTACCTGGATGTGAACCAGGCATGGTCTGAAAGGGAATTGCATGAAGTATTGCTGCTTATTGGCAAAACACCCGTATATGTATGGGCCGGCGAAAAAATGGTGCCGGCTACCAAAGAGTTATTAAAAGACCTGCTGAAACAACGTTTCAGTCTCTTTCCGGTCTATAAGATAAAGGATCCTGCCAGCGCTTTGCTGATCACCAAAAGCACAAGCGTTTCCCCCACGCTGGATGAGCTGGAAGGCAGCAGGTTCAAAACAGAATTGTCTGCCTGGCTCTCACAGGAAACGCTGCCAAAGATCAGGCTGCTGGACCTGGGTACACAGTTATCTCCTTATCTGAAATCCCTCAAGGAGTTCCGCGTATTCCGCTATGAGAAAGGAGGGCTTCTCTTACTGAAGATCTTAATGGATACCAGGACCTTTGCCAGCGATACAGAATCAGATAATAAGGTGGTGATGGATGAAGCGAATATTGCCATAGAACAAAACGCAGACAGTGTTACTACAGGCGATGCCCCGGACCATCTGATGCGCCTTTTCGCTTATAACCACATCCTCCAAAAAGCAGGGAAGGGCCTGCTCACCGGAAAGGAAGGGCAGGACAGCCTGATACCCATTGCACAGGAGGCTTACGTGGTTTCTCCCATCAGTAGTTTAATTGTACTGGAATCGCAGGCAGATTACGATAAGTTCAAGATCAAAGACAGTGATAACAGCCTGAAGAATGCTTCTATGAAATCTAACGGCGCCGTGCCAGAACCGCACGAATGGGTCCTCATCATACTTGTGTTACTCACCTTCACCTATGTTAAACTCCGCCCGAAATGGATCAAAGTAAACGTTTGA
- the xrtN gene encoding exosortase N has translation MDQSKRLIPAILGAGLIAGIYVLIVQYALKDYIAWRSPGFLLGLIAIPVALHRDPLQKKSLRFYYTALIFCILGWVLPVKTLLYASVVLALCFLIDNVLGKINLLPVLAMALMAPICDYITNIFTFPIRLQLTSWAGTLLQMIGVAANVEGNTIFFGGNEFSVDAACMGLNMLITSMLCGIMILGFYQKKMDLHLSFIKVSLLMGIIALLNIIANLFRMVLLVILVILPEDPMHGFTGIICLAVYVILPLVWLIPRMVTHSGKAKTTHVPAHTVNTLQVIMAHVCLAACVGMVAWKTMLPGLNQVIPVNLPRVKGFKVTAMRDNVVKVENDTALIYVKTIPGFYYSDHHPTICWRGSGFEFKHIREERIAGKTVSTSILQKGTQQLYTAWWYDNGTRQTGSQLNWRWDALRSGTRYAIVNVSTQDRKTLEKEVARLLRPEENIVTALQH, from the coding sequence ATGGATCAAAGTAAACGTTTGATCCCCGCCATTCTGGGTGCCGGACTGATCGCAGGCATATACGTTCTCATTGTGCAATACGCATTGAAGGACTATATTGCCTGGCGGTCTCCCGGATTCCTGCTGGGATTGATAGCCATCCCTGTTGCCTTGCACAGGGACCCGCTGCAAAAGAAAAGTCTGCGTTTTTATTATACCGCATTGATATTTTGCATACTCGGATGGGTCCTGCCGGTGAAAACCCTGCTCTATGCCTCCGTGGTATTAGCCCTCTGTTTCCTGATCGATAATGTTTTGGGGAAGATCAACCTGCTGCCTGTACTGGCCATGGCATTGATGGCGCCCATTTGTGATTATATCACCAATATCTTCACTTTCCCCATACGCCTGCAATTAACGTCATGGGCCGGCACTTTGCTGCAAATGATTGGGGTGGCTGCTAACGTGGAAGGCAATACTATTTTCTTTGGTGGTAATGAATTCTCTGTAGATGCTGCCTGTATGGGTTTGAACATGCTGATCACTTCCATGCTTTGCGGGATAATGATCCTGGGTTTCTACCAGAAGAAAATGGACCTGCACCTTTCTTTTATAAAAGTAAGCCTCTTAATGGGCATCATTGCCCTGCTGAACATCATCGCCAACCTGTTCCGCATGGTACTGCTGGTGATACTGGTGATATTGCCGGAAGATCCGATGCACGGCTTCACAGGCATCATCTGCCTGGCGGTGTATGTGATCTTACCGCTGGTTTGGCTGATCCCCCGGATGGTAACCCATTCAGGCAAAGCCAAAACAACCCATGTTCCTGCACACACTGTTAATACCTTACAGGTGATCATGGCACATGTTTGCCTTGCTGCCTGTGTGGGAATGGTAGCCTGGAAAACCATGCTGCCGGGCCTGAACCAGGTGATCCCTGTAAACCTGCCGCGGGTAAAAGGTTTCAAAGTAACCGCCATGAGAGATAATGTGGTTAAAGTGGAGAATGATACCGCATTGATCTATGTAAAGACCATTCCCGGTTTTTATTACAGCGATCATCATCCCACTATTTGCTGGCGGGGCAGCGGTTTTGAATTTAAACATATCAGGGAAGAAAGAATAGCCGGGAAAACAGTGTCTACCAGCATCCTGCAAAAAGGAACACAGCAGTTATATACTGCCTGGTGGTATGATAACGGCACCAGGCAAACCGGTTCCCAGCTAAACTGGCGCTGGGATGCTTTGCGAAGCGGTACCCGGTATGCTATTGTAAACGTTAGCACGCAGGATAGGAAAACGCTGGAAAAAGAAGTAGCCAGGCTCTTAAGGCCGGAAGAAAACATTGTTACTGCGCTGCAGCATTAG
- a CDS encoding M90 family metallopeptidase: protein MAFVIPIVIFALLFWWFYRKPKTQSKHQATIAGILESNVRYYQQLRVEDKPRFVKEVSEFMDSVTIEGVGTKVEILDKVLIAASAVIPIFSFPGWRYRNLTNVILYPDTFDEKYQFEGDRRNILGMVGSGPLNGQMLLSQSALRQGFSEHNGKSNTAIHEFVHLVDKTDGAVDGMPESLLRNSYSIPWLKVMHEEIKRIETGESDINPYAAMNQSEFLAVVSEYFFVKPDTMKEHHPELYALLSGMFKQDPNAAAQ from the coding sequence ATGGCATTCGTAATACCTATTGTTATTTTCGCGCTGCTTTTCTGGTGGTTTTACCGTAAACCAAAGACCCAATCCAAACATCAGGCCACAATCGCCGGCATATTGGAAAGCAACGTCAGATACTATCAGCAGCTGAGAGTGGAAGACAAACCGCGCTTTGTAAAAGAAGTCAGTGAGTTCATGGACAGCGTGACCATTGAAGGTGTAGGGACAAAAGTAGAAATATTAGATAAGGTGCTGATAGCAGCCAGCGCCGTGATCCCTATCTTTTCCTTTCCGGGATGGCGTTACCGCAATCTTACTAATGTTATCCTGTACCCGGATACTTTTGATGAAAAATACCAGTTTGAGGGTGACAGAAGGAATATACTGGGCATGGTGGGCAGCGGGCCGTTAAACGGACAAATGCTCCTCTCCCAGTCTGCCCTGCGGCAGGGATTTTCAGAGCATAATGGTAAGAGTAATACCGCTATTCATGAATTCGTTCACCTGGTGGATAAAACGGACGGTGCTGTGGACGGTATGCCGGAATCCTTATTGCGGAACAGTTACAGTATTCCCTGGCTGAAAGTGATGCATGAGGAGATCAAAAGGATTGAAACCGGAGAGTCCGATATCAATCCTTATGCAGCGATGAACCAGAGTGAATTCCTGGCGGTAGTAAGTGAATATTTCTTCGTAAAGCCGGATACGATGAAGGAGCACCACCCGGAGCTGTATGCTTTGTTATCCGGGATGTTCAAACAGGATCCTAATGCTGCAGCGCAGTAA